The genomic interval AGAGAATGATGCCTTCATACCCTAAGTCCCGAGCTTGACGACAGATGAGAGCAATCTCTGTGTAGTAGTTAGGAACGTAGATAAGATCGGGATTAGCATTAATAATGGTGGTGAGTTGAGCCGAGAAATCCTGGTCACCAGTCTTGCAGTGCTGTTCCACAACAACCTTTCCGCCTTGTTTTTCGAAAGCTTCTTTAAAGTAGTTTCCCAAAGCCACGCAGTAATCCTGGGCAATGTCAGAAAGAATAGCCGCCGTTTTGGCCTTTAAATCTTCAAAAGCAAACTTTGCTGCTGCCGCCCCTTGGTAAGGATCCGTAAAGCAAGCCCGAAAGACAAACTTCCTTCCCTGGGTTACGAGAGGGTTCGTGGCTGTAGCAGAAATAATAGGAATTTGTTTCTCCTCGCAGATTGGTGCTGCTGCTAGCATATTTTTGGTTATAGCTGGACCGATGATGGCTACAACCCCTTCTTTGTCGATAAGGCGAGTTGTAGCATTTGCCGCCTCAACCGGGTCACTCTTGTTGTCCACAAGGACGAGCTCCACCTTTTTGCCTGCCACCGCATCACCGACGATTTCCCGAATGAGGTTGATCCCCTCCCAAATCATCTGTCCGTAAGCTGCCACTGCACCGGTCATTTCAAGGTTTGCACCGATACGAATAACTTCTTCTGCCGCAAGGGCAACGCCTCCTAAGAGCAACCCCGCACAAAGGAGAAGAACGA from Candidatus Caldatribacterium sp. carries:
- a CDS encoding ABC transporter substrate-binding protein codes for the protein MKVFVVLLLCAGLLLGGVALAAEEVIRIGANLEMTGAVAAYGQMIWEGINLIREIVGDAVAGKKVELVLVDNKSDPVEAANATTRLIDKEGVVAIIGPAITKNMLAAAPICEEKQIPIISATATNPLVTQGRKFVFRACFTDPYQGAAAAKFAFEDLKAKTAAILSDIAQDYCVALGNYFKEAFEKQGGKVVVEQHCKTGDQDFSAQLTTIINANPDLIYVPNYYTEIALICRQARDLGYEGIILSADGADAPELFDVGGDAVEGLYHTAAWDATKGLTEIGQKYIDLYRQKFGKDPNMFGALGADAYLILLNAIERAGSIDSAKIRDAMEDTKDLDVVTGRVTIENGDPIKPVVVRKVENKRFVVVKALAVE